One window of the Clostridium sp. MB40-C1 genome contains the following:
- a CDS encoding VanZ family protein: MNPIKGLVMAIFLVTLLNIILNKNSNHLKKEIRSQHYIFGYLFVLYLMIALEEVGFPSLFEWKRTLRFSQTVFHPNVNSVPFKDGLEISGILNIILFMPFGFLLPTLWEKYHNLWTTFFYGIFFSFIIEFGQLFVKYRATDIDDLILNSIGAICGWLIFNIMKRVFRKLSSKTVVNISSNDTLAIKLEPYLYVMIAIICAFFR, from the coding sequence ATGAATCCAATAAAAGGCCTTGTAATGGCAATTTTTTTAGTGACTTTATTAAATATTATCTTAAATAAAAATAGTAACCATCTTAAAAAAGAAATACGATCTCAACATTACATATTTGGATATTTATTTGTATTGTATCTTATGATTGCTTTAGAAGAAGTAGGATTTCCTTCTTTGTTTGAATGGAAAAGAACTTTAAGATTTAGTCAAACAGTATTTCATCCTAATGTAAATTCAGTACCTTTTAAAGATGGACTTGAAATTTCAGGTATACTTAATATTATATTATTTATGCCTTTTGGATTTCTATTGCCAACTCTATGGGAAAAATATCATAACTTATGGACAACCTTCTTTTATGGTATATTTTTCTCCTTTATTATTGAATTTGGACAATTATTCGTAAAATACCGTGCTACTGATATAGATGATTTAATACTGAATTCGATAGGAGCTATCTGTGGTTGGTTAATTTTTAATATTATGAAAAGAGTTTTCCGTAAGTTATCTAGTAAGACAGTTGTTAACATTTCTTCCAATGATACTTTAGCTATTAAATTAGAACCTTATCTATACGTTATGATTGCGATTATATGTGCTTTTTTTAGATAA
- a CDS encoding DUF5301 domain-containing protein, with protein MNRKTKWLVVITICIVVSVGVTFMLRESQLQVPKSEQLSSVVFINIIHSQGIEKITISEQSDIDNLLNILKNSNKTNKDSVSNFPNKTKFTIIRFNFLEGGSSWRSIYEENDNIYVDQPYVGVFRLNSNDLNLLNEIMGSGNKESISIGVDDILKNNF; from the coding sequence ATGAATAGAAAGACGAAATGGTTAGTTGTTATAACAATTTGTATTGTTGTTTCCGTAGGGGTGACTTTTATGTTGAGGGAAAGTCAACTACAAGTGCCTAAATCAGAACAATTAAGTAGTGTTGTATTTATCAATATTATCCACAGTCAAGGGATTGAAAAGATTACTATTTCTGAACAATCAGATATAGATAACTTATTAAATATATTGAAGAATTCAAATAAGACAAATAAAGATAGTGTTTCTAATTTTCCTAATAAAACAAAATTTACTATAATTCGTTTCAATTTTTTAGAGGGAGGTTCTAGTTGGAGATCAATCTATGAAGAGAATGATAATATTTATGTGGACCAGCCTTACGTTGGGGTTTTTAGATTAAATTCAAATGATTTGAATTTACTAAATGAAATTATGGGAAGCGGAAATAAAGAAAGTATTTCAATAGGAGTTGATGATATACTCAAAAATAATTTTTAA
- the cas2 gene encoding CRISPR-associated endonuclease Cas2 encodes MSKNMNYNYAFVMYDVNEKRVQRVFKVCKKYFNHHQNSIFRGSITPSKLIQLRADLKKVIDETEDYVTIIKLLSKNSFDEEELGVTNNSESMFI; translated from the coding sequence GTGAGCAAAAATATGAATTATAATTACGCATTTGTTATGTATGATGTAAATGAAAAGAGAGTACAAAGGGTATTTAAGGTTTGTAAAAAATACTTTAATCATCATCAAAATTCTATTTTCAGAGGGAGCATAACTCCATCAAAACTAATACAACTTAGAGCAGATTTAAAAAAGGTTATTGATGAAACAGAAGATTATGTGACAATAATAAAACTTTTAAGCAAAAATAGTTTTGATGAAGAAGAATTAGGTGTAACAAACAATAGTGAATCAATGTTTATATAG